A stretch of DNA from Tigriopus californicus strain San Diego chromosome 11, Tcal_SD_v2.1, whole genome shotgun sequence:
GATCTTGATGATGCAGTCGACCCATTTCCGCATGGATTTCCCACTGATGGTGGAGAGAAATTCTTTGAGCTTCTCGAGGAGTTCTTGATCATGCTCAAAGTCGTAAAAGTGTTGGTCCACCCAATGTTTCAGGACATTGAGTACTCGAAACTGCACAGGTTGACTGTATTCCTTGCGGAACCGCTTCAAATCTTGATTGATCCGCAATTTGGTGCTCTTCTCACCGTGCTCTGAATCTGATTCAGAATCACTAGCGAATTCGGGTTCAGGGATTTCAAACCGCTGAAAGTCGTGTCATTTCCGGTTGATAAAATAATGATGGAAAAGAGACTGACAAAACTATTCGATCTCACCTCAATCAGAAGGTCGAGTAACTCATGAGGGGTACAAAAACTTCGGTAAGTGGTGAGGAacgtcttcaaaaatgtaGGGTCCGCGTATAGATGATAAGTAAGTCGCTCTACTAATTTGACTAGAGTAGCTCCCTGAAGATAGCAAAATTTAGAAGAGGCGAGAgtaacttttgaaacaaatcatcaaatacGAATGATTCTTACCTTGATGAGAGGAACGCCATTCgacttttctttctcttctaaAACGAGATTCGCTGTGGAATCCGGCTCTGCAAATTTGTACTTGTCCGAAGGTGGGAATCGCAACGGATGTTGGGTTTCTTCTTTGGAGAGAATCACATTCAAGAGTCTTTCCAACATGGGTTTCGTGTTCAACATGACCAACGCAGCCATCCATgcatttttctcctcttcGGATTCGGCTTTGAAAACAATGCGTGGCCGCTCTCTGGGAGTGAGCTCGAAAGTGAATTGCTCGTGCTCATTGGGACCATCTTCACGATCGAGAACATCGACGAGTGAGATCAAATGCTTCTCTTGGAGCCGATACTCGGTTCCCGATCCCACGGGGGTGGCTCGCCGTTTGTTGGAGCAAGGTTTACATATGATGATAATGCCATCACAAAGAAATACGTAGCGTTGATCTTGCCGAGATTTCTTCAGATCACGCAGAATGCGGAGTTTGCCCTCTAAAACAGGAATTTTATTGTCAGGAAGGATATGTACGTAGATGGACCTCAGAAACTAACCACTCACCATGAACCAAGCAAGATGACTTATTGGTCAGGTCCTCGCCATCCCAATCCCGAATGGACGCTTGAAGCCGTTTCAACGTTTGAAAGGCCTGTTGACGGGACACCCGAGTAGTCACTGATCTGTTTATGATGTCACTGAaatggttttcatttttctcaatgATACTACGGCCCTAAAGCAAGCGGTGATGGTGGAATATCAAACCTGGTTTTCCGTTTGGCAATCGGACCAGCTTGTTGAACCGCTTGGTTTAGCTTTTTCTTTAAAGGTGTCAGCATGGAAGACACGCCCATCAGAGTCGTGTGATCATCATTAGACGGTGTAGATTTCATGAGCCACTTaaaatagaagaagaaaatgaaaatttcgaCTTGCAATTTTCAACTGCATCCCATAGTGCATTCCACAATACCTCAATGTAGTTGAAGTAATGGAAGCAATGATGTATGGGACCAAGCAGAAGTTCGGGCAAATAGAACTTGATGGCCTCTCGAAATCCTTTGCCACACGTTCGGAGGGCATCCGATTGCTTGGGCAGGAGGTTGTACAGAGTTTGACGACATACCGGAGACAAGATGTCTTTGGTGTATTTAATGTAGACGTCGAACTCTTCGGCTTCCGCCAGTTCCTCGAAACACGGCCCCACCATGGGTGGATTGCCCTCTTCCGTCATTTCGAGAGTGTCTTCCAAGGAACTGATGAGGTTGACGGTCAATTCTGTGATCTCGATGATATTGGAGAAGATGGCATCAATCTCTTGCTGATTACCAATTGAATCTTTTTGGAGGATCTCGCGAAACACTTTGGTGATCATATGCTGGTCTCGAAGATACTGCTTCTCGTCAATGATCAAGTCTTTGACGACCTCATCGTACGGTTGAGCCTTCTTGTGATCTCGAGACTTCTCGTGATTTTGATTTAGAACATTTTCTTGTTGAAACATTTCCATCAAGACCTATAAAAAGCATCTTGACACGGTTAGATATCGCCTCATCAACATTGCAACCGAATGGACGGGACATGCTAAATGAAAGCTCTCGTTAACAATTATAACATAATTGGATTCAAGTTGGCAGAAAAGTATCGGGGTTTGGGTCGTAATAGGCAacgaaaagaggaaaagtgaCAGAGTGACGGACGGACGCAGAGACCAAGAGTAAGGCAGGAAGATTTTCGAACCGGAAGAGACTAcaaaacacattcaaagaACTACAGCTTATGAATCTTTTCCCCAGATTTTACCTGGCCCTAGAATGCGTGGAAAAAAGTCGAGACAAAAGACGGAACATAAGTCAAAGCAGTCTTAGTAAGAAGCACAACAGTGGCATTATCAAAACGGAGGCGTCACTCGCCCCCCATCCCTGAGGGTCTTACCTTGTCACTACACATGGCTACTTGTATGTCCTGGCGCGTGATCTCCATGTGACGGTAGTTCTTGACGTAGTTGCCAGAGAGCTGGAAATAACACATCAATCTCGCATTAGGTGACGGGTTTTAATACACGCTCACGATTGGCGGTTTAATTTGGGGGACGGAGATGATCGGACGATGGTCCACACTGGGGGATCGGATCCATGGGTCTAACATTCAGGTAGGGTGGCTGAATGGCCGGTGGTACTCAATATTCACCTTGAGGATATCGGCCGAAATGTATTCGAGGACGGCTACCAAGTACAGCGTCACGGGCTCTTCCATGCGGTTATGCAACACTTCACGCAGCAAAGGATGGACTTTGTCCACAGGAAGCAGGAGGCTGgacttttttttgcccttgCCAATGGCGGCTTGAGCCTCGGCGATGGCCCACTTGTCAATGGGACTGGGAAAAGTCTTGGACACGCGATCCTCGATGTCATGCACAGATGTGGGCACGGGCTTGGACGTGAGCATGGCCAATAATCGGAGGATGAGATCCTCCAAGTAGATGAGCGCCTCTTCATCCACCACCAACTGCGGGTGCACTTGCCGCAACACTTTTTCCAGCGAGCTCACGAACACGCCACGCCAGCGGCACAAATTGTCCTCATTTTGCCAATCGTACGGACCCAACAGGTCGGTGGCCACGGCCGACGGGTGGGAGGTGGGCCCGGCCGAGGCCAAAGCAGCATGGGACGGCGGATGCAGGCCGGCCGAGGCGCCCAGCGTGCCCGTGGAATGAGCGTGATGGTGCGGGTGATGCGAATGAGTGGAGTGGAGCAGATGGGACGGGGGCTGGGCGCGGGACGAGTGGGAGCCGCCCCCGCCCAAAGAGGCCGAGGCCACGGCCGTGGACAAGGCCAGATTAGACAGACTGCCCACGATGGAGGAGGCCGAGGCCGAGGCCATGGCCACGAACGACGAAGGAGGGGGTGGATCAGCAATGATGAGTCCTGATTTTCTCCAGATGCCGCTTACTCATTCAAGCAGCTCTCGGttggtacgtacgtacgtacgtacgtaagtatGTAGGTACGGACGGACATACAAGTACAAGAACAagcgcacacacacacagccaaccagccagagGAAGGACGCACGCACGGACGCACGGACGGACGGAccaggaagaagaaggaggacgAAAACGAAGAGGATCAAGAGGATCCTCGTTGGGAACCCTGGTAGTCAGTAGTCGGTGGTCCAGCCCGCAACCAACAGACAGTGGCTCACACACCGATCAGTCACCAGTCACCAGTCTCTTCGCACGGTTCATATCACTCTCTGCAGCACAgagtcacacacacacacacaccactgACTTAGCCATGGACGGACTTACGGGCAGGCCCACCACCAAAGAAGAAGGCAGGCCCGAGATTCCGGCACAAGCCTAGAGGGACCCACAGAAGACGTCGACCAAACCCCAACCAACTCAACTTAGCCCAGGAGGAGGAAGCAGGCACGACCAGGACGAGGACGAGCTagggaagaagaaaaggaggaggaggaggccagTCCTAGATCTCAAGGGGAAGAGACAGGACAGGGCCGTCCACAGATCATCATACAACGACCTAATAAGTGGTCTGTGGGCCGTGGCAATGAAGGGCAGCCCCGGTTGTTGACTTGTCTTGGAGGCAGCCCGCTCAGAGATTCTCTGTTGAAAAATTTCTGGCCCAACTTATGGCCAAATTTTCCAGCCAGTGCCAGTCCTACAAGGCGTGTGAAATAGTTTCCATCACTCAAAATATGTAGATATTTACAGATGCGAAAATCAGCCGAAATCGAAATCTTACGAAATTTGTCTCCAGGAGGCATTTACGAAATTCGTTCATCAttcttgttttcttccaatttcttttgaatcttacacaTGTACCAATGTAAAGAGCGGTAGAATCTTAAGAAAACCGCGCCATTTCTAGTATAACACGTATAACATGCAGGGTATTAGTCGCTCCTCAGTAAGAGGAACGGGTCAAATTTACAATTACTTCACCAAAACGAGTAgttcgttacacaaccgttaccAAAAGTTGTAATGGCGTCAGTtattaccattacttttatAAAATTTCAGATGACCAATATTACAGGGTgatttttgcctcatcaagagCATACTTTGCCAAGTCAATggttacatttttgtttcaatccatCCTAAAGTTCAAAGTTTACATGCCAACATGTTATGCTAACGTATTTTTTGGGTTGGGGGTGCTAAGAtcggagggtgcacctcgcccggccagcaaagccagccatcacatcagACAGTTCAAATTCTGATAAGCAATTTCAAgtccgtatcagttttggttctccatctgtgggtgtAGCTAGCgcctaaaagtttccttgagaaaggtcggggaggagattcgaaccggggacctctctcatgataGGGAACCGCGCTAACCACTCCACTGCATTGCtgccattcttggccatgcttGCTTGGCTAAGTCAATGAAAAAACATAATAGGAAagacaaaatttgacaaagctCAAATCACCGACTCAAGCAATCTGCATTCAGAAAAAATCCAGACTGGCCAGATCGATCAGTTTTGATGGCTAGACCTTCACTTTGGCAGCCCTATCCTGAACTTGACTCGGTCTGGACAGTTCGTGCGCTGAAGGTTGTTCCAAGCCGTGGCAGGAGTAGAAACTTGCGCAAAGGTGCGCGCGGATTAAACTTTAGATTTTTAGGCAGTCGTCTTGATGGAACAAGAGAACGTCCTTGTGGTCCCTGACCAACTGTAAATATGCATTTGAGACCATGACTGGCCTTTGAACAACCAATCTCAAACGTAACTGGAAATTATTGGCAACACCAAGGTCCATGTTGTGAT
This window harbors:
- the LOC131890563 gene encoding protein son of sevenless-like gives rise to the protein MASASASSIVGSLSNLALSTAVASASLGGGGSHSSRAQPPSHLLHSTHSHHPHHHAHSTGTLGASAGLHPPSHAALASAGPTSHPSAVATDLLGPYDWQNEDNLCRWRGVFVSSLEKVLRQVHPQLVVDEEALIYLEDLILRLLAMLTSKPVPTSVHDIEDRVSKTFPSPIDKWAIAEAQAAIGKGKKKSSLLLPVDKVHPLLREVLHNRMEEPVTLYLVAVLEYISADILKLSGNYVKNYRHMEITRQDIQVAMCSDKVLMEMFQQENVLNQNHEKSRDHKKAQPYDEVVKDLIIDEKQYLRDQHMITKVFREILQKDSIGNQQEIDAIFSNIIEITELTVNLISSLEDTLEMTEEGNPPMVGPCFEELAEAEEFDVYIKYTKDILSPVCRQTLYNLLPKQSDALRTCGKGFREAIKFYLPELLLGPIHHCFHYFNYIEWLMKSTPSNDDHTTLMGVSSMLTPLKKKLNQAVQQAGPIAKRKTSDIINRSVTTRVSRQQAFQTLKRLQASIRDWDGEDLTNKSSCLVHEGKLRILRDLKKSRQDQRYVFLCDGIIIICKPCSNKRRATPVGSGTEYRLQEKHLISLVDVLDREDGPNEHEQFTFELTPRERPRIVFKAESEEEKNAWMAALVMLNTKPMLERLLNVILSKEETQHPLRFPPSDKYKFAEPDSTANLVLEEKEKSNGVPLIKGATLVKLVERLTYHLYADPTFLKTFLTTYRSFCTPHELLDLLIERFEIPEPEFASDSESDSEHGEKSTKLRINQDLKRFRKEYSQPVQFRVLNVLKHWVDQHFYDFEHDQELLEKLKEFLSTISGKSMRKWVDCIIKIVQRRSNDEKEKEITYFMKSPPPIERHLENLAEENGWPEILTYHPIEIARQLTLLEFQYYRAVKPSELVDQAWTREDKDKRSPNLLKMIRHTVNFTRYLQRLIVETENIDERVALVQRTLEIMVVLQEYNNFSGVLAITSVLNSCGVHRLSHTKDRVPNHLLKSLEEASLYIEEHFKLYWEKLRSINPPCVPFFGQYQSNILFLEEGNPDLLHNTDLINFSKRRKVAEIISEIQQYQNQPYCLETYPVLRTFLETLDPFPSMSDRESPDDYLWDRSNEIEPKNLDPAMKKKILEGKPRWKGLNLRSPGIKPKNLPGKSHPNPLPRLKQNHHRQSETDGSDSPLTSPIFRSSPPSGPSTPSAHQVRSPGDADPIKIPVMLPTSCTSTPGGALPALPPQSTGGSTSNSHLGGPLTSPGLPSHFTPSMAQSIPPPLPPKPPPKFQPPAVPPAVPNRSSSSGSPPPPPLPPRRDQHGIRDNGQWRDQRPLIQHSSQHPQPLTPKR